One region of Pseudomonas glycinae genomic DNA includes:
- a CDS encoding MFS transporter: MDNSNALPLGSAAVPAKARTTASRIKSIFSGSVGNMVEWYDWYVYAAFSLYFAKTFFPAGSTTAQLMNTAAIFAVGFLMRPIGGWLMGLYADKVGRKKALMASVYLMCFGSLLIALSPNYETIGIGAPILLVFARLLQGLSVGGEYGTSATYLSEMATKERRGFFSSFQYVTLISGQLIALGVLIVLQNMLTTEQLYAWGWRIPFAIGALCAIVALYLRRGMEETESFTKKEKSKESAMRTLLRHPKELLTVVGLTMGGTLAFYTYTTYMQKYLVNTVGMSISDSTTISAATLFLFMCLQPIIGGLSDKIGRRPILIAFGVLGTIFTVPILMTLHTIQTWWGAFFLIMAALIIVSGYTSINAVVKAELFPTEIRALGVGLPYALTVSIFGGTAEYIALWFKSIGMETGYYWYVTACIAVSLLVYITMKDTQKHSRIVTD, encoded by the coding sequence ATGGATAACTCCAACGCCCTGCCTCTTGGGTCGGCTGCCGTGCCGGCCAAAGCACGAACCACCGCCAGTCGCATCAAGTCGATCTTCAGCGGTTCCGTCGGCAACATGGTCGAGTGGTACGACTGGTACGTCTACGCCGCCTTCTCGCTGTACTTCGCCAAGACCTTCTTCCCCGCCGGTTCCACTACCGCCCAGTTGATGAACACCGCCGCGATTTTCGCCGTGGGCTTTCTGATGCGTCCGATCGGTGGCTGGCTGATGGGCCTGTACGCCGACAAGGTCGGCCGTAAAAAGGCGCTGATGGCTTCGGTGTACCTGATGTGCTTCGGCTCGCTGCTGATTGCCCTGAGTCCGAACTACGAGACCATCGGCATCGGCGCGCCGATCCTGCTGGTCTTTGCCCGCTTGCTGCAAGGCCTGTCGGTCGGTGGCGAGTACGGTACCTCCGCCACTTACCTGTCGGAGATGGCGACCAAGGAACGTCGCGGCTTCTTCTCCAGCTTCCAGTACGTGACCCTGATCTCCGGCCAGCTCATCGCGTTGGGCGTGTTGATCGTGCTGCAGAACATGCTGACCACCGAACAGCTGTACGCGTGGGGCTGGCGTATTCCGTTCGCCATCGGCGCGCTGTGCGCAATCGTCGCGCTGTACCTGCGTCGTGGCATGGAAGAAACCGAGTCGTTCACCAAGAAGGAAAAGTCCAAGGAAAGCGCCATGCGCACCTTGCTTCGTCATCCGAAGGAACTGCTCACCGTGGTCGGCCTGACCATGGGCGGTACGCTGGCGTTCTACACCTACACCACCTACATGCAGAAATACCTGGTGAACACCGTCGGCATGAGCATCTCCGACTCCACCACTATTTCCGCCGCCACGCTGTTCCTGTTCATGTGCCTGCAACCGATCATCGGTGGCCTGTCCGATAAAATCGGTCGTCGCCCGATCCTGATCGCCTTCGGCGTGCTCGGGACGATCTTCACCGTGCCGATCCTGATGACCCTGCACACCATCCAGACCTGGTGGGGTGCGTTCTTCCTGATCATGGCGGCGCTGATCATCGTCAGCGGCTACACCTCGATCAACGCCGTGGTAAAGGCCGAGCTGTTCCCGACCGAAATCCGTGCGCTGGGTGTCGGCCTGCCATACGCACTGACCGTGTCGATCTTCGGCGGCACCGCCGAATACATCGCGCTGTGGTTCAAGAGCATCGGCATGGAAACCGGTTACTACTGGTACGTGACCGCGTGCATCGCGGTGTCCCTGCTGGTGTACATCACCATGAAAGACACGCAGAAACATTCGCGCATCGTCACTGACTGA
- a CDS encoding flavin reductase family protein, which produces MPDDIHFYEPANGHGLPHDPFNAIVGPRPIGWISSQDAEGRLNLAPYSFFNAFNYIPPIIGFSSVGRKDSLNNIEQTGEFVWNLATRPLAEQMNQSCAMVGPEVNEFELAGLTPVASNVIAVPRVAESPVSFECKVTQIIQLQRADGETVPSWLVLGEVVAVHIAKWLLKDGIYDTAAAEPILRGGGPADYFQLGPEALFKMWRPGATK; this is translated from the coding sequence ATGCCCGATGACATTCATTTCTACGAACCGGCCAACGGCCACGGCCTGCCGCACGATCCGTTCAACGCCATCGTCGGCCCGCGTCCCATCGGCTGGATTTCGTCGCAGGATGCCGAGGGACGGCTGAACCTGGCGCCCTACAGTTTTTTCAACGCGTTCAACTACATTCCGCCGATCATCGGGTTCTCCAGCGTCGGTCGCAAAGACAGCCTGAACAACATCGAGCAGACCGGTGAATTCGTCTGGAACCTCGCCACCCGCCCGCTGGCCGAGCAGATGAACCAGAGCTGCGCGATGGTCGGACCGGAAGTCAACGAGTTCGAACTGGCGGGGCTGACGCCAGTGGCTTCGAACGTGATCGCCGTACCGCGCGTGGCCGAAAGCCCGGTGTCCTTCGAGTGCAAGGTCACCCAGATCATTCAGTTGCAGCGCGCCGACGGCGAGACCGTGCCGAGCTGGCTGGTGCTCGGCGAAGTGGTTGCCGTGCACATTGCCAAATGGCTGTTGAAGGACGGGATCTACGACACCGCCGCCGCCGAACCGATACTGCGGGGCGGCGGGCCGGCGGACTATTTCCAGCTGGGGCCGGAGGCGTTGTTCAAGATGTGGCGCCCGGGGGCGACGAAGTAA
- a CDS encoding putative quinol monooxygenase — MSKQIPVSHMAFVRARAGRSAELGMRLSALIEPSRAAPGCLSFALQHSQCDPDLWLVSGFWSNQQSMTAYFSSPSMEIFAELVQDLVVNSLDFHTFKEVSAAQAVGQCTAPIHKLAG; from the coding sequence ATGTCCAAGCAGATTCCCGTCAGTCATATGGCCTTCGTTCGAGCGCGTGCCGGACGCTCGGCGGAACTCGGCATGCGCTTGAGCGCCCTGATCGAGCCGTCCCGCGCCGCCCCCGGTTGCCTGAGCTTCGCCTTGCAGCATTCGCAGTGTGATCCGGATTTGTGGCTGGTTTCCGGTTTCTGGAGCAACCAGCAATCGATGACCGCTTACTTCAGCAGCCCGTCGATGGAAATCTTTGCCGAGCTGGTGCAGGACCTGGTGGTCAACAGCCTGGATTTCCACACGTTCAAGGAAGTCTCGGCTGCACAGGCCGTAGGGCAATGCACTGCGCCGATACACAAACTCGCCGGTTGA
- a CDS encoding AraC family transcriptional regulator: MTSFDRFQAPPDADMEKQRAELAAIIRRNTSEDGSYATAVGSLFMSRHTQSHDFAPVLAQPALCIMAQGRKEVRLADEFFNYDPLNYLVVSVSMPLSGRVVNVSPEEPILAVRLDIDPAEITALIADAGPMGVPTRPTGRGLYVEKIDSAMLDAVLRLARLLDAPKDIAMLAPLIRREILYRLLRSPQGHRLYEIAIANSQSHRISQAIKWLNGNFEQPLRIDDLAKEVNLSVSTLHHRFKAMTAMSPLQYQKQLRLQEARRLMLAEGLEASAAGYRVGYESPSQFSREYSRLFGAPPLRDLARLRLTV; the protein is encoded by the coding sequence ATGACGTCATTCGATCGTTTTCAGGCGCCGCCCGATGCCGACATGGAAAAGCAGCGCGCGGAACTGGCGGCCATCATTCGCCGCAACACGTCCGAAGATGGCAGTTATGCCACTGCCGTCGGTTCGCTGTTCATGTCACGCCACACCCAGTCCCATGACTTCGCCCCGGTGCTCGCGCAACCGGCGCTGTGCATCATGGCCCAGGGTCGCAAAGAGGTACGGCTGGCGGACGAATTCTTCAATTACGATCCGCTGAATTACCTGGTGGTGTCGGTTTCGATGCCGTTGAGCGGTCGGGTGGTGAATGTCTCGCCCGAAGAGCCGATCCTCGCCGTGCGCCTGGATATCGATCCTGCGGAAATCACCGCGCTGATCGCCGACGCCGGCCCGATGGGCGTACCGACCCGGCCGACCGGACGTGGTCTGTATGTGGAGAAGATCGACAGCGCCATGCTCGATGCGGTGCTGCGTCTGGCACGCCTGCTCGACGCGCCGAAAGACATCGCCATGCTCGCGCCGCTGATCCGTCGGGAGATTCTCTATCGTCTGCTGCGCAGTCCTCAGGGCCATCGGCTGTACGAAATCGCCATCGCCAACAGCCAGAGCCACCGCATCAGCCAGGCGATCAAATGGCTCAACGGCAACTTCGAACAGCCGCTGCGCATTGATGATCTGGCGAAGGAAGTGAACCTCAGCGTCTCGACCCTGCATCACCGTTTCAAGGCGATGACGGCGATGAGCCCGTTGCAGTATCAGAAGCAGCTGCGCCTGCAAGAGGCGCGGCGTTTGATGTTGGCTGAGGGGTTGGAGGCGTCGGCGGCCGGGTATCGGGTGGGGTATGAAAGTCCGTCGCAGTTCAGCCGCGAGTACAGCCGGTTGTTTGGCGCGCCGCCGTTGAGGGATCTGGCGCGGTTGCGCCTGACCGTCTGA
- a CDS encoding ABC transporter ATP-binding protein gives MTGLILENVEKHYGSACAVKDVNLHLPEGKLVCFLGPSGCGKTTLLRMIAGLETLTGGEIRLDGEDIGHTPAHLRNFGMVFQSLALFPHMTVGENIAYPLKLRGVSKPDQQARVVELLELIQLQPMIDRPVAKLSGGQRQRVAIARAIASHPKILLLDEPLSALDAKLRESMQVEIRQLQQRLNITTIMVTHDQREAMTMADIVVVLGEHRVQQVGTPIEIYRHPANEFVADFIGSGNIFPATALGDGKVVLPGGDALQVPICNSIVVGQKVKMLIRPEDLQLSAPQATAGNRLLGKVTFVRDIGATIETTVECSGVTFTALSTPCQGIGLGIGHPVSVTLPSEACRVLGA, from the coding sequence ATGACTGGACTGATTCTGGAAAACGTCGAGAAACACTACGGCTCGGCCTGTGCGGTAAAAGACGTCAACCTGCATTTGCCCGAGGGCAAACTGGTGTGCTTCCTCGGCCCGTCGGGCTGCGGCAAGACCACGTTACTGCGCATGATCGCCGGGCTGGAAACCCTCACCGGCGGCGAGATCCGCCTGGACGGCGAGGACATCGGCCACACCCCGGCGCACCTGCGCAACTTCGGCATGGTGTTCCAGTCGCTGGCGCTGTTTCCGCACATGACCGTGGGCGAGAACATCGCCTATCCGCTGAAACTGCGCGGTGTGAGCAAGCCCGATCAACAGGCGCGAGTCGTTGAGTTGCTGGAGTTGATCCAGCTGCAACCGATGATCGATCGCCCGGTGGCCAAGCTGTCCGGCGGCCAGCGTCAGCGGGTGGCGATTGCCCGGGCGATTGCCTCGCATCCGAAAATCCTTTTGCTCGACGAACCGCTGTCGGCGCTGGACGCCAAGTTGCGCGAGTCGATGCAGGTGGAAATCCGTCAGCTGCAACAACGCCTGAACATCACCACCATCATGGTGACCCACGATCAGCGCGAGGCCATGACCATGGCCGATATCGTGGTGGTGTTGGGCGAGCATCGGGTGCAGCAGGTGGGTACGCCGATTGAAATCTACCGGCACCCGGCCAACGAATTCGTCGCGGACTTTATCGGCTCCGGCAATATCTTCCCGGCCACCGCGCTTGGCGATGGCAAGGTCGTGCTGCCGGGCGGCGATGCCCTGCAAGTGCCGATCTGCAACAGCATCGTGGTCGGGCAGAAAGTGAAAATGCTGATCCGCCCCGAAGACCTGCAACTGTCGGCGCCGCAGGCCACGGCGGGGAATCGGCTGCTGGGCAAGGTGACGTTCGTGCGGGATATTGGCGCGACGATCGAGACTACGGTGGAATGTTCCGGGGTGACGTTTACGGCGCTGAGTACGCCGTGTCAGGGGATTGGGTTGGGGATCGGGCATCCGGTGTCGGTGACGTTGCCGAGTGAGGCGTGTCGGGTGTTGGGCGCCTGA
- a CDS encoding ABC transporter permease, with amino-acid sequence MSALIKKRQSLLPGDTGKFAGILSGIILFLAVLPILTMIVMSFSGASNLDFPPSSYSLQWYKAAWHTFVSPDASDVLSLGQAMGTSLLVSCLTMIFATLIAVPAAYALTRCEFRGKGVALQLMSLPLVFPMVVLGLALLLVFDSLPFHMTTSRLVIAHVILALPFVVKNCTAAMLSIGSEVEEAAQMLGASPLRAIVDVVVPLMKSGILAGMLLAFIVSFNEFTVTYFLYTIDVMTVPIWMYSRTVSSLDPTVFSFAVLIVLIDFVLIWALEKLVGEGGVSF; translated from the coding sequence ATGAGTGCCCTGATCAAGAAGCGTCAGTCGCTGTTGCCGGGCGACACCGGCAAGTTCGCCGGCATCCTCTCCGGGATCATTTTGTTCCTGGCCGTGTTGCCGATCCTGACCATGATCGTGATGTCGTTCAGCGGCGCGTCGAACCTCGACTTCCCGCCGAGCAGCTACAGCCTGCAGTGGTACAAGGCGGCGTGGCACACCTTCGTCTCGCCGGATGCCAGCGATGTGCTGAGCCTCGGCCAGGCCATGGGCACCAGTTTGCTGGTGTCGTGCCTGACGATGATTTTCGCCACGCTGATCGCGGTGCCGGCGGCCTACGCGCTGACCCGCTGCGAGTTCCGTGGCAAGGGCGTGGCGCTGCAATTGATGTCGCTGCCGCTGGTGTTCCCGATGGTGGTGCTGGGGCTGGCCTTGCTGCTGGTGTTCGACAGCCTGCCGTTCCACATGACCACCTCGCGGCTGGTGATTGCCCACGTGATTCTGGCGCTGCCGTTCGTGGTGAAGAACTGCACGGCGGCCATGCTTTCCATCGGCAGCGAAGTCGAAGAGGCCGCGCAGATGCTCGGCGCCTCGCCGTTGCGGGCCATTGTCGACGTGGTGGTGCCGTTGATGAAGTCGGGGATTCTGGCGGGGATGCTGCTGGCGTTCATCGTCTCGTTCAACGAATTCACCGTGACCTATTTCCTCTACACCATCGATGTCATGACCGTGCCGATCTGGATGTACAGCCGCACCGTGTCATCGCTCGACCCTACCGTGTTCTCGTTTGCCGTGCTGATCGTGCTGATCGACTTCGTCCTGATCTGGGCGCTGGAGAAGCTGGTCGGTGAGGGCGGCGTTTCCTTTTGA
- a CDS encoding ABC transporter permease: protein MEHQSLTQPVGAGDACPARGVSPTARAWFFLTPSMLFLGVLIAASLLVLRMSVGTKGAEWSGFSLASYAQLLEPYYLKSLLLTLRLALISAVIAVVLAIPVAYTMSRLTSPFVRRIFLAAVLLPLLVNLLLQSYGWLVILGPGGMLNQTLMGLGLIKRPIMLLYNQNGVLMGLVQTAFPLAVLPIASAMRGVARSYEEAAATLGASRFQVFRQVVLPMSLPGIITGATLVFAYNASSFVVPLLLGGRRVPMLAVMVHDQIAPLMNWPAASAAGVVLIVTTLAIMTLSEYITGRRRRLLEASQ, encoded by the coding sequence ATGGAACATCAATCCCTGACCCAACCGGTCGGCGCGGGTGACGCGTGCCCGGCGCGCGGTGTTTCGCCGACGGCGCGGGCGTGGTTTTTCCTCACGCCGTCGATGCTGTTTCTCGGCGTGCTGATTGCCGCCAGCCTGCTGGTGCTGCGCATGAGCGTCGGCACCAAGGGTGCGGAGTGGTCCGGTTTCAGCCTGGCCAGTTACGCCCAGCTACTCGAACCCTACTACCTCAAATCGCTGCTGCTGACCTTGCGCCTGGCGCTGATCAGCGCGGTGATCGCGGTGGTCCTGGCGATCCCGGTGGCGTACACCATGTCGCGCCTGACCTCGCCATTCGTGCGGCGGATTTTTCTGGCGGCGGTGCTGTTGCCGTTGCTGGTCAACCTGCTGCTGCAAAGCTACGGCTGGCTGGTGATCCTCGGCCCCGGCGGCATGCTCAACCAGACCCTGATGGGCCTCGGCCTGATCAAGCGTCCGATCATGCTGCTGTACAACCAGAACGGTGTGCTGATGGGGCTGGTGCAGACCGCGTTTCCGCTCGCTGTGCTGCCGATTGCCAGCGCCATGCGCGGTGTCGCCCGCAGCTACGAAGAAGCTGCCGCGACCCTCGGCGCCAGTCGTTTTCAGGTGTTCCGCCAAGTGGTGTTGCCGATGAGTCTGCCGGGAATCATCACCGGCGCGACCCTGGTGTTCGCCTACAACGCCAGCAGCTTCGTGGTGCCGTTGCTGCTCGGCGGTCGGCGCGTGCCGATGCTCGCGGTGATGGTGCATGACCAGATCGCCCCGCTGATGAACTGGCCCGCCGCGTCCGCCGCCGGGGTGGTGCTGATCGTCACCACGCTCGCCATCATGACCTTGTCCGAATACATCACCGGCCGCCGTCGCCGTCTGCTGGAGGCTTCGCAATGA
- a CDS encoding extracellular solute-binding protein yields the protein MGEHDLNRRQFIKTVGVASVAAAAMSMPFIRASASDTRFAGKTLRLLTWSDDTGLAALRNIAATFEAKTGAKVIADRTGSTSEMVAKLKAGGDRPQYDIITLAGVGAEGLAAAGLLEKPDLNRIPNLVDVPEKYRTGANGHGIGYLLWCNSLVYSTRTQSTAPDSYAALWDADLAPNIFLPPPNWTEAMDLIIIAAKLAGGDEHNIEPGFKKLAELKDRVVTLGENPNQIAELFRTGSLDMGGLYAPAFFPKQIRDPNYGLGATFGMKEGFYTDLMLSVMPKNRPGDTDLAYAFIDHSLDPLVQGKMAEDIFNGPVNAKAIISAEARKSPFILTPEQIAEKAIMHDNAFLATVHDQWIRRYTEIFSS from the coding sequence ATGGGCGAGCACGATCTGAACAGGCGTCAATTCATCAAAACCGTCGGCGTGGCCTCGGTGGCTGCGGCGGCCATGAGCATGCCCTTCATCCGGGCCAGTGCCAGCGACACCCGCTTTGCCGGCAAGACCCTGCGCCTGCTGACCTGGTCCGATGACACCGGCCTCGCTGCACTGCGCAACATCGCGGCAACGTTCGAAGCCAAGACCGGCGCCAAAGTGATTGCCGACCGCACTGGCAGCACCTCGGAAATGGTCGCCAAACTCAAGGCCGGCGGTGATCGTCCGCAGTACGACATCATCACCCTGGCTGGCGTCGGCGCCGAAGGTCTGGCTGCTGCCGGACTGTTGGAAAAACCCGATCTCAACCGCATTCCCAACCTGGTGGACGTACCGGAAAAATACCGCACCGGGGCCAACGGTCACGGCATCGGTTACCTGTTGTGGTGCAACAGTCTGGTCTACAGCACTCGCACCCAGAGCACCGCGCCGGACAGTTACGCGGCACTGTGGGACGCCGATCTGGCACCGAACATTTTCCTGCCGCCGCCGAACTGGACCGAAGCGATGGACCTGATCATCATCGCCGCCAAACTGGCCGGTGGTGACGAGCACAACATCGAGCCGGGCTTCAAGAAACTCGCGGAGCTGAAAGACCGCGTGGTGACCCTGGGCGAAAACCCCAACCAGATTGCCGAGCTGTTCCGCACCGGTTCCCTGGACATGGGCGGCCTCTACGCCCCGGCGTTTTTCCCCAAGCAGATCCGCGACCCGAACTATGGCCTCGGTGCCACGTTCGGCATGAAGGAAGGTTTCTACACCGACCTGATGCTCTCGGTGATGCCGAAGAACCGTCCGGGCGACACCGACCTGGCCTACGCCTTCATCGACCACTCCCTCGACCCGCTGGTGCAGGGCAAGATGGCCGAAGACATCTTCAACGGCCCGGTCAACGCCAAGGCGATCATCTCCGCCGAAGCACGCAAGAGCCCGTTCATCCTCACGCCGGAGCAGATCGCGGAGAAGGCGATCATGCACGACAACGCCTTCCTGGCGACCGTGCATGACCAGTGGATTCGTCGCTACACGGAAATCTTTTCTTCCTGA
- a CDS encoding aldehyde dehydrogenase family protein — protein MNFPTTLDGLYINGQWSAGREHLRVINPATEALLTTVNGGDESAVNQAVTAATEAFKDWSKTTGAERAAILRNIANGVRNGREHLMKLQSSNNGKPQFEAGIDVDDVIATFEYYAELAEGLDAKQDSNVPLPSDDFSARLRREPCGVVGLIVPWNFPMVTTVWKLAPALAAGCCVVLKPSEVTPLPELELATIIAESGLPKGVFNLVCGTGLAVGAPLSADPRIAKISFTGSNAVGVQVMQRAAETVKGVSLELGGKSSLLILEDADLDLAVELACGGGFFNAGQMCSATSRVLVADEIADEFLIRLKARAEKIRVADPFDPEVEMGALVNQAQYQRVLGHIDRGLSAGAKLICGGNRPADLPRGYFLQPTIFTEVPLDSALWCEEIFGPVICVRSFASEAEAIALANDSQFGLVASVVTRNAETADRVANALQAGLVWLNAPQVIFPQTAWGGYKQSSIGRELGPWGLAAFQETKHVIRAL, from the coding sequence ATGAATTTCCCGACCACACTCGACGGCCTGTACATCAACGGCCAATGGTCCGCCGGGCGCGAACACCTGCGCGTGATCAACCCGGCCACCGAAGCGCTGCTGACCACGGTCAACGGCGGTGACGAAAGCGCCGTCAACCAAGCGGTGACGGCAGCGACCGAAGCTTTCAAAGACTGGTCGAAAACCACCGGTGCCGAGCGCGCCGCGATACTGCGCAATATCGCCAATGGCGTGCGCAACGGCCGCGAACATCTGATGAAGTTGCAGTCGAGCAACAACGGCAAACCGCAGTTCGAGGCGGGCATCGATGTCGACGACGTGATCGCCACGTTCGAGTACTACGCCGAACTCGCCGAAGGCCTCGATGCGAAACAGGACAGCAACGTGCCGCTGCCCAGCGACGATTTCAGCGCACGTCTGCGCCGCGAACCGTGCGGTGTTGTCGGGCTTATCGTGCCGTGGAATTTCCCGATGGTCACCACCGTGTGGAAGCTCGCGCCTGCTCTCGCCGCCGGTTGCTGCGTGGTGCTCAAACCGTCGGAAGTCACACCGCTGCCGGAGCTGGAACTGGCGACCATCATCGCCGAATCCGGTCTGCCAAAAGGCGTGTTCAACCTGGTGTGCGGCACCGGTCTGGCAGTCGGCGCGCCGCTGTCGGCGGACCCGCGCATCGCCAAGATTTCCTTCACCGGCAGTAACGCCGTGGGTGTGCAGGTGATGCAGCGCGCCGCTGAAACCGTGAAGGGCGTGAGCCTGGAACTGGGCGGCAAATCCTCGCTGCTGATTCTGGAAGATGCCGACCTTGATCTGGCGGTGGAACTGGCCTGCGGTGGCGGTTTCTTCAACGCCGGGCAGATGTGTTCGGCCACCAGCCGAGTGCTGGTGGCCGATGAAATTGCCGATGAATTCCTGATTCGTCTGAAGGCCCGCGCGGAAAAAATCCGTGTCGCCGATCCGTTCGATCCTGAGGTCGAGATGGGCGCGCTGGTCAATCAGGCGCAGTACCAGCGTGTGCTCGGTCACATCGACCGTGGTCTGAGTGCCGGTGCCAAGCTGATTTGTGGCGGCAATCGTCCCGCCGATCTGCCGCGCGGATATTTCTTGCAGCCGACGATCTTCACCGAAGTGCCCCTCGACAGTGCGCTGTGGTGTGAAGAGATCTTCGGCCCGGTGATCTGCGTACGCAGTTTTGCTTCGGAAGCCGAGGCAATTGCGCTCGCTAACGACAGTCAGTTCGGCCTGGTCGCCAGCGTCGTCACGCGCAATGCCGAGACCGCGGATCGGGTCGCCAACGCCTTGCAGGCGGGGCTGGTGTGGCTCAACGCGCCGCAGGTGATCTTCCCGCAGACGGCGTGGGGCGGCTACAAACAGAGCAGCATCGGCCGCGAATTGGGCCCGTGGGGTCTGGCGGCATTTCAGGAAACCAAGCACGTGATCCGCGCGCTCTGA
- a CDS encoding 5-guanidino-2-oxopentanoate decarboxylase: MATCGEVLVKLLEDYGVEQVFGIPGVHTVELYRGLARSSINHVTPRHEQGAGFMADGYARTSGKPGVCFIITGPGMTNITTAMGQAYADSIPMLVISSVQSRSQLGGGRGKLHELPNQSALVGGVAAFSHTLMSASELPGVLARAFALFQAGRPRPVHIEIPLDVLVEEADELLTSVPVNIDRAGAAPAAVSRMTELLAGARRPLILAGGGAIDAAAELTELAELLDAPMALTINAKGMLPSSHPLLIGSTQSLVATRALVADADVILAIGTELAETDYDVTFAGGFEIPGKLLRVDIDPDQTVRNYPPHVALVADSRNAAQALLSALSHKPLAERRNDWGQVRAARLREDLAATWDAPTLAQTRFLETVLHELPNAVFVGDSTQPVYTGNLTFNPERPRRWFNSSTGYGTLGYALPAAIGAWLGGNLEHGARPPVVCLIGDGGLQFTLPELASAVEARTPVIILLWNNQGYEEIKKYMVNRAIEPVGVDIYTPDFIGVAKALGCAAEAISSAEHLRGALRAATDRQGPTLIEIDQTQWMKAVAQ, from the coding sequence ATGGCGACGTGTGGCGAAGTACTGGTCAAGTTACTCGAAGATTATGGGGTCGAGCAGGTGTTCGGCATTCCCGGGGTGCATACCGTGGAGCTGTATCGCGGGCTGGCCCGTTCGAGCATCAACCACGTCACGCCGCGCCACGAGCAGGGTGCCGGCTTCATGGCCGACGGCTACGCCCGTACCAGCGGCAAACCGGGTGTGTGCTTCATCATCACCGGCCCGGGCATGACCAACATCACCACCGCCATGGGCCAGGCGTACGCCGATTCGATCCCGATGCTGGTGATCTCCAGCGTGCAGTCGCGCAGCCAATTGGGCGGCGGTCGCGGCAAGCTGCATGAACTGCCGAACCAGAGCGCACTGGTCGGTGGCGTGGCGGCGTTCTCCCACACCCTGATGTCGGCGTCCGAATTGCCGGGTGTGCTGGCCCGTGCGTTTGCGCTGTTCCAGGCCGGGCGTCCGCGTCCGGTGCACATCGAGATTCCGCTGGACGTGCTGGTCGAAGAAGCCGACGAACTGCTGACCAGCGTGCCGGTCAACATCGACCGCGCCGGAGCTGCGCCGGCCGCCGTGAGCCGCATGACTGAACTGCTGGCCGGCGCCCGGCGTCCGCTGATCCTCGCCGGTGGCGGTGCCATCGATGCCGCTGCCGAACTCACCGAACTGGCTGAGCTGCTTGATGCACCAATGGCTCTGACCATCAACGCCAAAGGCATGCTGCCGTCCAGCCATCCGCTGTTGATCGGTTCGACCCAGAGCCTGGTGGCGACCCGCGCCCTGGTGGCCGATGCCGACGTGATCCTGGCGATCGGCACCGAGCTGGCGGAAACCGACTACGACGTGACCTTCGCCGGCGGTTTCGAAATCCCCGGCAAGCTGCTGCGTGTGGACATCGATCCCGACCAGACCGTGCGCAACTACCCGCCTCACGTGGCGCTGGTGGCCGACTCGCGCAATGCCGCACAAGCGTTGCTCAGCGCGCTGTCGCACAAACCGCTGGCCGAGCGCCGCAACGATTGGGGCCAGGTACGCGCCGCCCGTCTGCGTGAAGACCTGGCCGCGACCTGGGATGCCCCGACCCTGGCCCAGACCCGTTTCCTCGAAACCGTGCTGCACGAATTGCCGAACGCGGTGTTCGTCGGCGACTCCACGCAACCGGTGTACACCGGCAACCTGACGTTCAATCCGGAGCGTCCGCGCCGCTGGTTCAACTCGTCCACCGGTTACGGCACCCTCGGTTACGCCTTGCCGGCGGCGATTGGCGCATGGCTCGGCGGTAACCTCGAACACGGCGCGCGTCCGCCGGTGGTGTGCCTGATCGGCGACGGTGGTCTGCAATTCACCCTGCCGGAACTGGCCAGCGCCGTGGAAGCGCGCACCCCGGTGATCATCCTGCTGTGGAATAACCAGGGTTACGAAGAGATCAAGAAATACATGGTCAACCGTGCCATCGAGCCAGTGGGCGTCGACATTTACACCCCGGACTTCATCGGCGTGGCCAAGGCCCTGGGTTGCGCGGCGGAAGCGATCAGCTCCGCTGAACATCTGCGCGGTGCACTGCGCGCCGCCACCGATCGTCAGGGCCCGACCCTGATCGAGATCGACCAGACCCAATGGATGAAGGCGGTGGCCCAATGA